In a genomic window of Thermosynechococcus sp. CL-1:
- a CDS encoding proline--tRNA ligase, with protein sequence MRLSQMLFVTLREDPAEAEIPSHKLLLRAGYIRRIASGIYSYLPLMWRVLQKVSAIVREEMNRSGALECLLPQLQPAELWQESGRWDTYTKAEGIMFSLTDRAERQLGLGPTHEEVITALAKDLIRSYRQLPVHLYQIQTKFRDEIRPRFGLMRGREFIMKDGYSFHADVASLKETYQVMYDTYSRILQRCGLTFRAVEADSGAIGGSGSHEFMVLAAAGEDEVLYTADGQYAANVEKAVSLPPDAVPTTYKKVATLDTPNTATIDALVEHLQCHPTQIVKNVLYRTVFDNGRVGLVLVSIRGDQEVNSVKLHNTLTSLAPNYGATKLLDLRVADANTAQEWAATPIPFGYIGPDIEDGVIKADPQIIPHWIRIADHTVTELKRFITGANRDQQHRVGVNWGKSCSLPAIVADVRKAQAGDRACHDPTQHLETARGIEIGHIFQLGTKYSEAMKATYTNEQGEEVPLVMGCYGIGVSRLAQAAVEQHHDAQGIIWPLAIAPYQVIIVVPNIEDGQQMQVATDLYDQLQAAGIEVLLDDRDERAGVKFKDADLIGIPYRLVTGRAIANGEVELVIRASGAKSTLPISEVVRYLQKEIAQQLGR encoded by the coding sequence ATGCGCCTCTCGCAAATGCTTTTTGTCACGCTTCGCGAGGATCCAGCGGAAGCGGAAATTCCCAGCCACAAATTATTGCTGCGGGCGGGATATATTCGGCGGATTGCCAGTGGCATCTATAGCTATCTGCCCTTGATGTGGCGAGTGCTGCAAAAAGTGAGCGCCATTGTCCGTGAGGAAATGAACCGCAGTGGTGCCTTGGAATGTTTGCTGCCGCAATTGCAACCCGCTGAACTGTGGCAAGAGTCGGGACGCTGGGACACCTATACCAAGGCCGAAGGGATCATGTTTTCCCTCACCGATCGCGCTGAGCGGCAGTTGGGACTAGGGCCGACCCATGAAGAGGTCATCACCGCCCTCGCTAAGGACTTGATTCGCTCCTATCGTCAGTTGCCCGTTCACCTGTACCAAATTCAAACCAAATTCCGCGATGAGATTCGCCCCCGCTTTGGTCTGATGCGGGGACGAGAATTCATTATGAAGGACGGCTACTCCTTCCATGCCGATGTGGCCAGCCTCAAAGAAACCTATCAGGTGATGTACGACACCTATAGCCGTATTCTTCAGCGCTGTGGCCTGACGTTTCGAGCTGTAGAGGCGGATTCGGGTGCCATTGGCGGATCGGGATCCCATGAGTTTATGGTGCTGGCTGCCGCCGGCGAAGATGAAGTGCTCTATACGGCTGACGGCCAATATGCCGCCAATGTGGAAAAGGCCGTTTCGCTGCCCCCTGACGCGGTGCCCACAACCTACAAAAAGGTGGCGACACTAGATACCCCCAATACAGCAACCATTGATGCCCTTGTTGAGCACTTGCAGTGCCATCCGACGCAAATTGTCAAAAATGTCCTCTATCGAACGGTTTTCGATAATGGGCGGGTGGGTCTGGTGTTGGTGAGTATTCGCGGCGATCAAGAGGTGAATAGCGTCAAGCTGCACAACACCCTCACTTCCCTTGCGCCCAACTACGGGGCAACGAAATTGCTGGATCTGCGGGTGGCGGATGCCAATACCGCCCAAGAGTGGGCAGCCACCCCCATTCCCTTTGGTTACATTGGCCCTGACATAGAGGACGGCGTTATTAAAGCCGATCCCCAGATCATTCCCCACTGGATTCGCATTGCCGATCACACCGTAACGGAGTTAAAGCGGTTTATTACCGGCGCCAATCGCGATCAACAGCACCGTGTCGGTGTCAATTGGGGCAAATCCTGTTCATTACCGGCCATTGTCGCCGATGTGCGCAAAGCCCAAGCCGGCGATCGCGCCTGCCACGATCCAACACAGCACCTAGAGACCGCCCGTGGCATTGAAATTGGCCATATTTTCCAGTTGGGGACAAAGTACTCTGAGGCAATGAAGGCCACCTACACCAATGAACAGGGGGAAGAGGTGCCGCTGGTGATGGGCTGCTATGGCATTGGGGTTTCCCGCTTGGCTCAGGCGGCAGTGGAGCAGCACCACGATGCTCAGGGGATCATTTGGCCGCTGGCGATCGCCCCCTATCAGGTGATCATTGTCGTTCCCAACATCGAGGATGGGCAGCAAATGCAGGTGGCTACTGACCTCTACGATCAACTTCAGGCGGCAGGAATTGAGGTGCTCCTCGACGATCGCGATGAGCGGGCAGGGGTGAAATTCAAAGATGCGGATCTCATTGGCATTCCCTATCGCCTAGTGACGGGGCGGGCGATCGCCAATGGTGAAGTGGAACTCGTGATCCGCGCAAGCGGTGCCAAATCCACCCTCCCTATCAGCGAAGTTGTTCGTTATCTTCAAAAGGAGATTGCTCAGCAGTTAGGTCGATGA
- a CDS encoding DMT family transporter — protein MVAMKEVMPHTSPLWVAGVRLVPAGLLVLAVAIALGKPQPNSLRAWGWISLFALVDGFLFQGFLATGLAKTGAGLGSVMIDSQPLAVALLSRWLYQERVGGWGWLGLFLGLVGISGIGLGDDLLTLLHQPSAWQGIPWGQWWQRGELWMLLAALSMAVGTILMRPLARYADPVVATGWHMVLGGLPLLLLPSLNTPAPWAALQWPDVFNLGYATLFGSALSYGVFFYFAAKGNLTSLSALTFLTPVFALTFGHWFLGETLSQVQLLGVGLTLVSIYIINQRQVLGRWWQQLPLPTRLRESATSVSVKVVDQK, from the coding sequence ATGGTGGCCATGAAAGAGGTGATGCCCCATACCTCGCCGCTGTGGGTTGCCGGTGTGCGCCTTGTGCCCGCAGGCCTTCTGGTGTTAGCGGTGGCGATCGCCCTCGGTAAGCCCCAACCCAATAGCTTACGGGCGTGGGGATGGATTAGTCTTTTTGCCCTTGTGGATGGCTTTTTATTTCAGGGGTTTCTGGCCACTGGCTTAGCAAAAACGGGAGCCGGGCTGGGTTCTGTCATGATTGACTCCCAACCCCTTGCGGTGGCATTGCTGTCCCGCTGGCTATATCAAGAGCGCGTTGGCGGCTGGGGCTGGCTGGGGCTATTTCTTGGCTTAGTGGGCATTAGCGGTATTGGTCTAGGCGATGATCTCTTGACGTTGCTCCATCAACCCAGCGCATGGCAAGGTATTCCTTGGGGACAGTGGTGGCAGCGAGGTGAACTGTGGATGCTGTTGGCTGCCCTCTCAATGGCCGTGGGAACCATTCTCATGCGTCCCTTGGCACGCTATGCGGATCCCGTTGTGGCTACCGGCTGGCACATGGTCTTGGGCGGGTTGCCCCTCTTGCTCTTGCCGAGCCTGAATACCCCAGCACCTTGGGCGGCTCTACAGTGGCCAGATGTCTTTAATTTGGGCTATGCCACCCTCTTCGGTAGTGCCCTGTCCTACGGTGTCTTTTTTTATTTCGCTGCCAAGGGGAATCTGACTAGTCTCAGTGCTCTAACCTTCCTCACCCCAGTATTTGCCCTCACCTTTGGGCATTGGTTCTTGGGGGAAACCCTGAGTCAAGTTCAGTTGCTAGGAGTGGGTCTGACGCTGGTTAGCATTTACATCATCAATCAGCGCCAAGTGCTGGGGCGGTGGTGGCAACAACTCCCCTTACCCACCCGCTTGCGGGAATCGGCAACTTCGGTCAGCGTTAAAGTAGTCGATCAAAAGTAG
- the cpdA gene encoding 3',5'-cyclic-AMP phosphodiesterase, with amino-acid sequence MNDPFHLIQLSDLHLFATDEGRLLGLPTAQSLAAVLGVIHRHAPAALLLTGDLAQEPVATTYDRLATAFRDFTCPVYWIPGNHDEPRVMLPALERPPLRGDRQINLGTWQGLLLSSQADGKVHGELRPETLSWLEATLSRAGDRPTFIALHHPPFETGAPWLDSSRLQNPEHLFAVLDRHPQVKLVLFGHIHQEFATERQGVTYLGCPSTCIQFLPRAPEFSLEPIGPGFRHLLLYPDGTFRTHIERVEIPLTLDFSAKGY; translated from the coding sequence ATGAATGATCCCTTTCACCTGATCCAGTTATCAGATCTGCATCTATTTGCCACAGATGAAGGCAGACTCCTTGGCCTGCCCACGGCTCAATCCCTAGCTGCTGTTTTAGGGGTAATTCACCGTCATGCCCCTGCTGCCCTGCTGTTGACGGGAGACTTGGCACAGGAACCCGTTGCCACCACCTACGACCGTTTGGCCACTGCTTTCAGGGACTTTACCTGTCCCGTATATTGGATTCCCGGTAACCATGATGAACCAAGGGTAATGCTGCCGGCGCTGGAACGTCCGCCGCTGAGGGGCGATCGCCAGATCAATCTTGGGACTTGGCAAGGCCTGCTCCTCAGTTCCCAAGCGGATGGCAAAGTCCATGGTGAATTGCGTCCTGAAACCTTAAGCTGGCTAGAGGCAACCTTGAGTCGCGCGGGCGATCGCCCCACATTCATTGCCCTGCACCATCCCCCCTTTGAGACCGGTGCCCCTTGGCTCGACAGTAGCCGCCTACAAAACCCTGAGCACCTTTTTGCTGTCTTGGATCGCCATCCGCAGGTGAAGCTTGTCCTCTTTGGTCATATCCATCAGGAATTTGCCACCGAGCGGCAAGGGGTGACGTATCTCGGCTGCCCCTCCACCTGTATCCAGTTTTTGCCTCGCGCCCCTGAATTTTCCCTTGAACCCATTGGTCCCGGTTTTCGTCATCTGTTGTTATACCCCGATGGCACCTTTAGAACCCACATTGAACGGGTCGAGATTCCCCTCACCTTGGACTTTAGTGCCAAAGGGTACTAA
- a CDS encoding B12-binding domain-containing radical SAM protein, giving the protein MNLSRNTDEIKLVPEMTGGRVPYTPRNHRRILCIFPRYSRSFGTFHHAYPLMGTVRAFMPPQGILLVAAYLPDSWEVRLIDENVRPATDADYAWADIVITSGMHIQRPQILEINDIAHRHGKLTALGGPSVSSCPEYYPDVDILHLGELGDATDKMIAYFDEYGSQRPPQQLIFETTARLPLSEFPVPAYQHVRMENYFLGSVQFSSGCPFRCEFCDIPELYGRNPRLKTPQQILKELDTMLASGNPGAVYFVDDNFIGNRRAVTELLPHLIDWQRANGYPLQFACEATLNIAQSPKLLEMMREAYFCTIFCGIETPEPEALHAIHKDQNLSMPILQAVQTLNRYGMEVVSGIIIGFDTDTPQTGDRILEFIRASHIPTLTINLLHALPRTPLWRRLEAEGRLNHDENRESNVEFLMPYEEVVEMWRRTITTAYEPEFLYERFAYQMEHTYPNRIAVPNSPARLSRENILRGLRIMKNLLWHVGLWGSYRKTFWKLAGPALKKGQIEQVIHVGVVGHHLINFAQECARGDEAASFYAQRLRQKNTTATSPKSAIKLPVKLR; this is encoded by the coding sequence ATGAACCTCAGTCGGAACACCGATGAGATTAAACTGGTTCCCGAGATGACCGGTGGTCGAGTCCCCTATACCCCCCGCAACCATCGCCGTATTCTCTGCATTTTCCCCCGCTATAGCCGCTCCTTTGGTACGTTTCACCACGCCTACCCCCTCATGGGCACGGTACGCGCCTTTATGCCACCCCAAGGGATTTTGTTGGTGGCCGCCTATCTTCCAGACTCTTGGGAAGTGCGCCTGATTGATGAAAATGTACGGCCAGCAACCGATGCTGACTATGCTTGGGCTGATATTGTCATTACTAGCGGCATGCACATTCAGCGGCCACAAATTTTAGAAATCAACGACATTGCCCATCGTCACGGTAAACTCACTGCCCTCGGCGGGCCTTCGGTCTCCAGTTGTCCGGAGTACTATCCCGATGTGGATATTCTCCACCTAGGGGAACTGGGGGATGCCACCGATAAAATGATTGCTTACTTTGACGAGTACGGCAGCCAGCGCCCGCCCCAACAACTGATCTTTGAAACCACGGCACGGTTACCCTTGAGTGAATTTCCTGTGCCTGCCTACCAGCACGTGCGCATGGAAAATTACTTCCTCGGCAGTGTGCAGTTTTCCAGTGGCTGTCCCTTTCGCTGTGAGTTTTGTGATATTCCCGAACTCTATGGCCGCAATCCGCGCCTGAAAACGCCGCAGCAAATCCTCAAGGAACTGGATACAATGCTGGCTTCAGGAAATCCGGGGGCGGTCTATTTCGTTGACGATAACTTTATTGGCAATCGCCGCGCGGTGACCGAATTGCTGCCGCACCTCATTGACTGGCAAAGGGCCAATGGCTACCCGCTGCAATTTGCCTGTGAAGCGACCCTGAACATTGCCCAAAGCCCAAAACTTCTAGAAATGATGCGGGAAGCCTATTTCTGTACGATTTTCTGTGGCATTGAAACCCCGGAACCTGAAGCGCTCCACGCCATCCACAAGGATCAAAACCTAAGTATGCCGATTTTGCAGGCGGTGCAAACCCTCAATCGTTACGGCATGGAAGTGGTTTCTGGGATCATTATTGGCTTTGATACCGATACACCCCAAACGGGCGATCGCATTCTTGAATTTATTCGCGCTTCCCACATTCCCACTCTGACGATTAACCTGCTGCACGCCCTACCCCGTACCCCCCTCTGGCGTCGGCTGGAAGCAGAAGGCCGCCTCAACCATGACGAAAACCGCGAATCCAATGTTGAGTTCCTGATGCCCTACGAAGAAGTAGTGGAAATGTGGCGCCGCACCATCACCACCGCCTATGAACCGGAGTTTCTCTACGAGCGGTTTGCCTATCAAATGGAACACACGTATCCCAACCGCATTGCAGTGCCGAATAGCCCAGCTCGCCTCAGCCGCGAAAATATCCTGCGGGGACTGCGGATCATGAAAAATCTCCTCTGGCACGTGGGGCTTTGGGGGAGCTACCGCAAGACGTTCTGGAAGCTGGCAGGGCCTGCCCTGAAAAAAGGCCAAATTGAACAAGTGATCCACGTGGGTGTGGTGGGGCATCATCTGATTAACTTTGCCCAAGAATGTGCCCGTGGTGATGAGGCGGCGTCCTTCTATGCCCAACGGCTACGGCAAAAAAACACAACGGCCACCTCGCCCAAATCGGCCATCAAGTTGCCAGTGAAGCTGCGCTAA
- a CDS encoding helix-turn-helix transcriptional regulator — MVDLPSPDLLTHVAEYFKVLSEPSRLQVLCALKQGRRNVSEIIQETGLGQANVSKHLKTLAQAGLVRRQPQGVTVYYEIADPTIFPLCDLVCQRLRQRIEEQSQVVKELVHNFS, encoded by the coding sequence ATGGTTGACCTCCCCTCCCCTGACTTGCTCACCCACGTTGCCGAGTATTTCAAAGTGCTGTCGGAACCGAGTCGCCTGCAAGTGCTCTGTGCCCTAAAACAGGGACGGCGCAATGTCTCGGAGATTATTCAGGAAACGGGGTTGGGGCAGGCCAATGTCTCAAAGCACTTGAAAACCCTTGCTCAGGCGGGTCTGGTGCGGCGACAACCCCAAGGGGTTACCGTCTATTACGAAATTGCTGACCCGACGATCTTTCCGCTGTGTGATCTGGTGTGCCAGCGGCTGAGGCAGCGCATTGAGGAGCAATCCCAAGTCGTCAAGGAATTGGTGCACAATTTCTCCTAG
- a CDS encoding CTP synthase: MTKYVFVTGGVVSSIGKGIVAASLGRLLKSRQYSVSILKLDPYINVDPGTMSPFQHGEVFVTDDGAETDLDLGHYERFTDTPMSRLNSVTTGSIYQAVINKERRGDYMGGTVQVIPHITNEIKERILRVAKDKNPDVVIIEIGGTVGDIESLPFLEAIRQFRTEVGRHHVLFMHVTLVPWIPSAGEMKTKPTQHSVKELRSIGIQPDILICRCDRPLVPGIKEKLSQFCDVPVECVIPSPDAKSIYEVPLLLEREGLATQVLSLLNLEQRQPDLSQWQALVERLYRSHTPLEVAIVGKYVRLSDAYLSVVEALRHSAIALDQELRIRWVNSEEIVENGVENALSNVAAIVVPGGFGIRGVEGKIAAIQYAREQGIPFLGLCLGMQCAVIEWARHIAGLENANSAEFDANTPHPVIHLLPEQQDIVDLGGTMRLGLYACRLAPNSLAEKLYGETVIYERHRHRYEFNNAYRSLFLETGYQITGTSPDGRLVEIIEYPAHPFFIAVQFHPEFRSRPNAPHPLFYGLLAAAAKNSNRDNSQLVPSL; encoded by the coding sequence ATGACGAAATATGTTTTTGTGACTGGCGGTGTCGTCTCCAGTATTGGGAAAGGAATTGTCGCCGCTAGTCTGGGGCGTCTATTGAAATCGCGGCAGTATTCCGTGTCAATTCTCAAGCTTGATCCCTATATCAATGTGGATCCGGGCACAATGAGTCCCTTCCAGCACGGGGAAGTGTTTGTGACCGACGATGGTGCCGAAACGGATTTGGACTTGGGGCACTACGAGCGCTTTACGGATACACCCATGTCCCGCCTCAATAGCGTCACGACGGGATCCATTTACCAAGCGGTGATTAACAAAGAGCGACGCGGCGACTATATGGGGGGAACGGTGCAGGTCATCCCCCACATTACGAATGAGATTAAAGAACGCATTCTACGGGTGGCGAAGGACAAAAACCCCGATGTGGTGATTATTGAAATTGGGGGAACCGTTGGCGATATTGAGTCGCTGCCCTTTCTAGAGGCCATCCGTCAGTTTCGCACGGAGGTGGGGCGGCACCATGTGCTGTTTATGCATGTAACCTTGGTGCCTTGGATTCCCTCGGCAGGGGAGATGAAAACAAAACCCACCCAGCACTCGGTGAAGGAATTGCGCTCCATTGGGATTCAGCCGGATATTCTGATCTGTCGTTGCGATCGCCCCCTTGTACCGGGCATCAAGGAAAAGCTCTCCCAATTTTGTGATGTCCCTGTGGAATGTGTCATTCCCTCGCCGGATGCCAAAAGTATCTATGAAGTGCCTCTGCTGCTTGAGCGCGAAGGGTTAGCCACCCAAGTTTTGAGTCTTTTGAACTTGGAGCAACGGCAACCGGATCTCAGTCAGTGGCAGGCTCTGGTGGAGCGGCTCTACCGTTCCCATACCCCCTTAGAGGTGGCGATTGTGGGCAAATATGTCCGCCTCAGCGATGCCTATCTTTCGGTGGTGGAAGCCCTGCGGCACTCGGCGATCGCCCTTGATCAGGAACTGCGTATCCGCTGGGTCAACTCCGAAGAAATTGTTGAAAATGGTGTAGAAAATGCCCTCAGCAATGTCGCGGCGATTGTTGTGCCGGGGGGGTTTGGTATTCGCGGCGTCGAAGGCAAAATTGCAGCCATTCAGTACGCCCGTGAGCAAGGAATTCCCTTTTTGGGGTTGTGCTTGGGGATGCAGTGCGCGGTGATTGAGTGGGCACGCCATATTGCCGGTTTAGAAAATGCTAACAGTGCTGAGTTTGATGCCAATACCCCCCATCCGGTGATTCACCTGTTGCCTGAACAGCAGGACATTGTGGATTTGGGGGGAACGATGCGCTTGGGCTTGTATGCCTGCCGCCTAGCCCCCAATTCCCTTGCCGAAAAGCTCTACGGCGAAACGGTCATCTACGAGCGGCACCGCCATCGCTACGAGTTTAACAATGCCTATCGCAGCCTCTTTTTAGAAACGGGCTATCAAATTACAGGCACCTCTCCTGATGGCCGCTTAGTAGAAATTATCGAGTATCCGGCTCACCCCTTCTTTATTGCGGTGCAGTTTCACCCCGAGTTTCGTTCCCGCCCCAATGCGCCTCATCCTCTCTTTTACGGCTTGCTGGCAGCGGCAGCCAAGAATTCTAATCGTGACAATTCACAGTTAGTCCCAAGCCTCTAG
- a CDS encoding FeoA family protein, producing MLLSELPFGTPARITAIEGAPAWQRRLAAVGLTVGQTVTLLRRAPFSQTLAVRVGALTDVAIRATDASTILVEPLRNLEAWD from the coding sequence ATGTTGCTGTCTGAACTGCCTTTTGGTACGCCGGCACGCATCACTGCCATTGAGGGGGCACCTGCTTGGCAACGGCGCCTTGCTGCCGTGGGATTGACGGTCGGCCAAACCGTCACCCTGTTGCGTCGTGCCCCCTTCAGTCAAACCTTGGCCGTACGGGTGGGTGCCCTGACCGATGTGGCCATACGGGCAACAGATGCCAGCACTATCCTTGTGGAACCGCTGCGAAATCTAGAGGCTTGGGACTAA
- a CDS encoding CHASE2 domain-containing protein: protein MPYPWPKWLPMPVVATTLGVTAVVIGVRQLGLLQPSELSLYDFYVRSQPPRDPDSRILTVLVTEQDIQAQKTWPLPDATVADLLTRLNAASPRAIGLDIFRDLPHPPGHDELQNMIRINPRIIPVCKSTGETAEQPEVPPPPSIPAAQVPERVGFADIPLDNDGVIRRNLFVISNPKAQRCTTPFSFALMLALRYLEQDPAQTIKLDDKGLTLNDVHFPLLSSDAGGYVGVDDRGMQTLLKYRSRNAVGPTVSLTDVLTGRVSEDLIRDRVVLIGVSAPSIKDIFLTPYSGSDAVTQQMPGVVVHGQMVSQFLSAALDGESPIWYWPLPVVLGWILLWAGVGSVLGWWLRQPLGLGGAVVGGLIVLFGGGFGIFVMGSGWIPVVPPAIALVLSSVGMVGYVSYQAQQEQKSFQEKVQEQEKALALLRSLMAEDTAALNAALREPTEITGKPRSLLSGRYKIQKVLGSGGFGRTYLAQDTQRPGNPLCVVKHLRPGRTDERFMQVARRLFHTEAEILEKLGRHDQIPLLLAYVEENQEFYLVQEFIDGASLSEELQRKHTEAEAIQLLREILEVLSFVHSHYVIHRDIKPDNIIRRASDRKLVLIDFGAVKQIQPQEVEKTQGSTVVIGTMGYAPPEQLSGQPTLSSDIYAVGMIVLQALTGIKPRDLPRDPRTGEVDWQQCVTVSEGLAAVLNKMVKFNFSDRYPSAKEALQDVRRLGTPAASVS, encoded by the coding sequence GTGCCCTACCCTTGGCCAAAATGGCTGCCGATGCCGGTTGTTGCCACCACACTGGGAGTAACCGCTGTGGTGATCGGTGTGCGCCAACTGGGACTGCTTCAGCCGTCGGAACTGAGTCTGTATGACTTCTATGTGCGATCGCAACCCCCCCGTGACCCTGATTCGCGTATCCTGACGGTGCTGGTGACGGAGCAGGACATTCAAGCCCAAAAAACGTGGCCCCTGCCGGATGCTACCGTTGCCGATCTCCTCACCCGCCTTAATGCCGCTAGCCCGCGTGCCATTGGCTTGGATATTTTCCGCGATTTGCCCCACCCCCCCGGCCACGACGAGTTGCAAAACATGATTCGCATCAACCCGCGCATTATTCCAGTGTGCAAATCAACGGGGGAAACAGCGGAGCAACCCGAAGTGCCACCACCACCCAGTATTCCCGCAGCACAGGTGCCAGAGCGAGTGGGCTTTGCCGATATCCCCCTCGATAACGATGGTGTCATTCGCCGCAATCTATTTGTGATCAGCAATCCTAAAGCACAGCGGTGTACAACGCCCTTTTCCTTTGCCCTGATGCTGGCACTGCGCTACCTAGAACAAGACCCCGCTCAGACTATCAAACTCGATGACAAGGGTTTGACCCTCAATGATGTGCATTTTCCCCTCCTCAGCAGCGATGCCGGTGGCTATGTGGGGGTGGACGATCGCGGCATGCAAACCCTGCTGAAGTACCGCTCACGCAACGCAGTGGGGCCAACGGTTTCCCTAACGGATGTACTGACCGGACGGGTGAGCGAAGACCTGATTCGCGATCGCGTCGTTTTGATTGGGGTGTCTGCGCCGAGCATCAAGGATATTTTCCTCACCCCCTATAGCGGTAGTGATGCCGTGACGCAGCAAATGCCGGGGGTGGTTGTTCATGGCCAGATGGTGAGTCAATTCCTGAGTGCGGCCCTCGACGGCGAAAGTCCCATTTGGTATTGGCCGCTGCCAGTGGTGCTCGGCTGGATTCTGCTGTGGGCTGGGGTGGGCAGTGTCCTTGGCTGGTGGTTGCGGCAACCCCTGGGGTTGGGGGGCGCGGTAGTGGGGGGGCTAATTGTCCTTTTTGGTGGTGGCTTTGGCATTTTTGTCATGGGGAGTGGCTGGATTCCCGTGGTGCCGCCGGCGATCGCCCTAGTGCTCAGCAGTGTCGGCATGGTTGGCTACGTTAGCTATCAGGCGCAGCAGGAGCAAAAATCTTTCCAAGAAAAAGTACAGGAACAGGAAAAAGCCTTGGCACTGTTGCGATCGCTGATGGCCGAGGATACGGCAGCCCTCAATGCAGCCCTGCGAGAACCCACAGAAATTACCGGCAAACCCCGTTCTCTCCTCAGTGGTCGCTACAAAATCCAAAAAGTCTTGGGGTCAGGGGGCTTTGGCCGCACCTATTTGGCTCAGGATACCCAGCGACCGGGGAACCCCCTCTGTGTGGTCAAGCATTTGCGACCGGGACGCACCGATGAGCGCTTTATGCAGGTGGCGCGACGGCTCTTTCATACCGAAGCAGAAATCCTTGAAAAGCTAGGACGCCACGATCAAATTCCCCTCTTGCTGGCCTATGTTGAGGAAAATCAGGAATTCTATCTGGTGCAGGAGTTTATTGATGGTGCTTCCCTAAGTGAGGAACTGCAACGCAAACACACGGAAGCTGAGGCCATTCAACTCCTACGGGAAATCTTGGAAGTGCTGAGTTTTGTCCACAGTCACTATGTGATTCACCGCGATATTAAGCCCGATAATATTATTCGCCGTGCCAGCGATCGCAAGCTGGTGCTGATTGACTTTGGGGCAGTGAAGCAAATTCAACCCCAAGAAGTGGAGAAAACTCAAGGGAGCACCGTGGTCATTGGTACGATGGGTTATGCTCCGCCAGAGCAGCTCTCCGGTCAGCCCACCCTCAGCAGTGATATTTACGCTGTCGGCATGATTGTGCTGCAGGCTTTAACGGGTATTAAACCCCGCGATCTACCGCGAGATCCGCGCACGGGTGAAGTGGATTGGCAGCAGTGTGTCACAGTGAGTGAAGGTCTAGCGGCAGTGCTCAATAAGATGGTGAAATTTAACTTTAGCGATCGCTACCCCTCCGCCAAGGAAGCCCTTCAGGACGTGCGGCGCTTGGGAACTCCTGCTGCATCGGTTTCATGA
- a CDS encoding LysR family transcriptional regulator has translation MSELPFSLDQLRILKAIALEGSFKRAADSLYVSQPAVSLQVQNLERQLDVPLFDRGGRRAQLTEAGQLLLAYGDQILSLCHEACRAIEDLQKLQGGTLIIGASQTTGTYLMPRMIGLFRSKYPEVAVQLHVHSTRRTCWSLVNGQIDLAIIGGEVPSELSEQITITPYAEDELALVLPVDHPLASAETLTKEDLYKLGFIALDAQSTIRKVIDQVLQRANIDPRRLKVEMELNSIEAIKNAVQSGLGAAFVSISAIEKELQLGSLRRIGIENVVVKRTLSLITNPNRYRSRAAEVFCREILTQFATFAIDTELTTAKSPISDSEKPLKELLTIAPLEENSTNVSNS, from the coding sequence ATGTCCGAACTGCCCTTTTCCCTTGATCAATTGCGAATCCTGAAGGCGATCGCCCTCGAAGGAAGCTTTAAGCGAGCCGCTGACAGCCTTTACGTCTCCCAACCCGCAGTGAGTTTACAGGTGCAAAACCTTGAACGCCAACTGGATGTTCCCCTCTTTGATCGCGGGGGACGCCGCGCCCAACTCACCGAAGCCGGACAACTCCTACTGGCCTACGGCGATCAAATTCTCTCCCTGTGCCATGAAGCCTGCCGTGCCATCGAAGACCTACAAAAATTGCAGGGGGGGACATTGATCATTGGAGCCAGCCAAACCACCGGCACCTACCTGATGCCCCGCATGATTGGCCTGTTTCGCAGCAAATATCCCGAAGTCGCTGTTCAACTCCATGTGCATTCCACCCGCCGCACCTGCTGGAGTTTGGTCAACGGTCAAATTGATCTGGCGATTATTGGCGGCGAAGTCCCCTCAGAACTGAGTGAGCAAATTACCATCACCCCCTATGCGGAGGATGAACTGGCACTGGTCTTACCCGTGGATCATCCCTTGGCTAGTGCCGAAACCCTCACCAAAGAAGACTTGTACAAGCTGGGCTTTATTGCCCTCGATGCCCAATCCACCATTCGCAAGGTGATTGATCAGGTGCTGCAGCGCGCCAACATTGACCCCCGCCGCCTGAAGGTGGAGATGGAGCTGAATTCCATTGAGGCGATTAAAAACGCCGTGCAGTCGGGCTTGGGGGCTGCCTTTGTCTCCATTTCCGCCATTGAGAAGGAGTTACAACTGGGGAGCCTGCGGCGGATAGGTATCGAAAATGTGGTGGTGAAACGCACCCTGTCACTGATTACCAATCCCAATCGCTACCGATCGCGGGCAGCGGAGGTCTTCTGCCGTGAAATTCTCACCCAATTTGCCACCTTTGCCATTGATACAGAACTGACAACGGCCAAGTCCCCCATCTCCGATAGTGAAAAACCCCTTAAGGAACTGCTGACGATCGCCCCCCTTGAGGAAAACAGCACCAATGTCAGTAATTCTTAG